Proteins from one bacterium genomic window:
- a CDS encoding glycosyltransferase family 2 protein, with amino-acid sequence MDSKWYLRIGRATEIENKSDRRLYRALEIMPGVLAWSTIIGLVLLSVFKPAWVAVFIILFDTYWFIKVLYLSFHLRSGYKRMKENLKIDWWSRLKENSNWEDYWHLIILPMYKEPLEVVEPTFEALVNSKYDTQKMIVVLALEERGGAESKKTAEFLRNKFGSKFFKFLVTVHPDNIAGELAGKGSNETWAGKRVKEEVIDPLHLPYEKIIVSVFDVDTNVWDQYFALLTHKYISHPNPQRASFQPVSIFTNNIWEAPALARVVSFSSTFWLTMQQERPERQVTFSSHSMSFKTLVEVGFWQANIVSEDSRIFWQCYNFYNGNYETVSLYAPVYMDAAVDKTFWKSMKALYKQQRRWAWGAENLVYVLFAFIKNEDLSLGKKLRHGFNLVEGYYSWATNALIIFLMGWLPVLLGGSIFNLTVLSYNLPRITRVIMTLAMVGLISSAVISMNLLPPRPPRYGKGKYAWMLLQWLLVPFTTVVFGSIPALEAQTRLMLGKYMGFWVTPKFREGVGKR; translated from the coding sequence ATGGATAGTAAATGGTACTTGCGCATTGGTCGCGCTACAGAGATTGAAAATAAAAGCGATAGAAGATTATACCGAGCTTTAGAAATTATGCCCGGTGTTTTGGCTTGGAGCACCATAATTGGTTTAGTTTTACTTTCAGTTTTTAAGCCAGCTTGGGTGGCTGTTTTTATTATTCTTTTTGATACTTATTGGTTTATAAAAGTTTTGTATCTTTCGTTTCATTTGCGTTCGGGCTACAAACGAATGAAAGAGAATTTAAAAATAGATTGGTGGAGTCGTTTAAAAGAAAATTCTAATTGGGAAGATTATTGGCACTTAATAATTTTGCCAATGTATAAAGAACCCCTAGAAGTGGTCGAGCCAACTTTTGAGGCTTTGGTAAATTCAAAATACGATACACAGAAAATGATAGTGGTTTTGGCTTTAGAAGAACGAGGCGGAGCAGAGTCAAAAAAAACTGCAGAGTTTTTACGCAATAAATTTGGAAGTAAATTTTTTAAATTTTTAGTAACAGTTCATCCCGATAATATTGCTGGCGAACTGGCGGGTAAGGGTTCCAACGAAACTTGGGCAGGCAAGCGCGTTAAAGAAGAAGTTATAGACCCGCTTCATTTACCGTACGAAAAAATAATAGTTTCGGTTTTCGATGTAGATACAAATGTTTGGGATCAATATTTTGCCTTGCTGACGCATAAATATATTTCGCATCCTAACCCCCAGAGGGCCTCTTTCCAACCGGTTTCTATTTTTACCAATAATATTTGGGAAGCGCCGGCGCTGGCTCGCGTGGTTTCTTTTTCTTCTACTTTTTGGTTAACGATGCAACAAGAGCGCCCAGAAAGGCAGGTTACTTTTTCTAGTCATTCTATGAGTTTTAAAACTTTGGTAGAAGTTGGTTTTTGGCAGGCCAATATAGTTTCGGAAGATTCCAGAATTTTCTGGCAGTGTTATAATTTTTATAATGGTAACTACGAAACTGTTTCTTTGTATGCGCCGGTTTATATGGACGCCGCGGTGGATAAAACATTTTGGAAGAGTATGAAAGCTCTTTATAAACAGCAACGGCGTTGGGCTTGGGGTGCCGAAAACTTGGTGTATGTTTTATTTGCCTTTATTAAAAACGAAGATTTATCTTTAGGCAAAAAATTGCGTCACGGCTTTAATTTGGTGGAAGGCTATTATTCTTGGGCAACCAATGCTTTAATTATTTTTTTAATGGGTTGGCTACCGGTGCTTTTGGGCGGATCAATTTTTAATTTAACAGTGCTTTCGTATAATTTGCCACGCATCACACGCGTAATAATGACATTAGCGATGGTGGGGCTTATTTCATCGGCCGTAATTAGTATGAACCTTCTGCCACCGCGTCCACCACGTTATGGCAAAGGCAAATATGCTTGGATGTTATTGCAGTGGCTGTTGGTTCCGTTTACCACAGTGGTTTTTGGTTCAATTCCGGCTTTAGAAGCGCAAACACGGTTGATGTTGGGCAAATATATGGGCTTTTGGGTAACCCCAAAATTCAGGGAAGGGGTCGGGAAACGGTAG
- the tsaD gene encoding tRNA (adenosine(37)-N6)-threonylcarbamoyltransferase complex transferase subunit TsaD, which produces MKILAIETSCDETGIALIESDKKNGIQVLANLVSSQIETHRPFGGVVPFLAKREHEKNLPLLWQQLQRIPSLRSYAQDTFSDLDIIAVTQGPGLAPCLWTGVNFAQKIAQELNKPLVGINHLKGHIYIALLEQQISNYQFLISKQNLNHKSQTKTTLKSKFPVLSLIVSGGHTQLVFSKKLGHYQVIGETLDDAAGEAFDKVAKLLKLPYPGGPEISKLATKGNPSRFDFPRPMLNSKNFDFSFSGLKTSVLYLVNGVPLKGGPPLKDRPSVLRLTQKTKADVAASFEQAVVDVLVSKTLRAAKEFKPKTLVLGGGVAANKKLRETLELKFKIDFPNIACLLSPIAMTGDNALMIALAALAERKLLKPVKDLKAEANLRLDS; this is translated from the coding sequence ATGAAAATACTAGCTATAGAGACAAGTTGTGACGAGACGGGCATAGCATTAATAGAATCAGATAAAAAAAACGGAATCCAGGTTCTAGCTAATTTGGTGTCCTCGCAGATAGAAACCCACCGCCCTTTTGGTGGTGTAGTTCCTTTTTTAGCCAAGCGTGAACACGAAAAAAACCTCCCTCTCCTTTGGCAACAACTTCAACGTATCCCGAGCTTACGATCGTATGCTCAAGACACGTTTTCAGATTTAGATATTATAGCAGTTACTCAAGGACCTGGGCTTGCTCCATGCTTATGGACTGGCGTTAATTTTGCACAAAAAATTGCACAAGAATTAAATAAACCATTAGTTGGAATAAACCATCTTAAGGGGCATATCTACATTGCTCTCTTAGAACAACAAATTTCTAATTACCAATTTCTAATTTCTAAACAAAATCTAAATCATAAATCACAAACTAAAACCACATTAAAATCTAAGTTTCCGGTTTTATCACTGATAGTCAGTGGCGGGCATACCCAATTAGTGTTTTCTAAAAAACTGGGGCATTACCAAGTTATTGGCGAAACTTTAGACGACGCCGCTGGCGAAGCTTTCGATAAAGTAGCTAAACTTTTAAAACTTCCCTACCCCGGTGGGCCAGAAATTTCTAAACTGGCTACGAAGGGTAACCCTTCACGATTTGATTTTCCGCGCCCAATGTTAAACAGCAAAAACTTTGATTTTTCTTTTTCTGGTTTAAAAACTTCTGTTTTGTATTTAGTTAATGGCGTCCCACTGAAGGGCGGTCCTCCGCTGAAGGACCGCCCTTCAGTTTTGCGCTTGACCCAAAAAACCAAAGCCGACGTCGCTGCTTCTTTTGAACAAGCTGTTGTAGATGTTTTAGTTTCGAAAACACTTCGTGCAGCTAAAGAATTTAAACCTAAAACCCTAGTTTTAGGAGGAGGTGTTGCGGCTAACAAAAAACTTAGAGAAACTTTAGAACTAAAATTTAAAATAGATTTCCCTAATATTGCTTGTCTATTATCGCCTATCGCGATGACTGGAGACAACGCGCTCATGATCGCCCTCGCCGCTTTAGCGGAAAGAAAATTGTTAAAGCCTGTTAAAGACTTAAAAGCAGAAGCTAATTTGCGTTTAGATTCATAA
- a CDS encoding valine--tRNA ligase yields MQELNKPYNPKDHEEKIYKEWEKSGYFAPEAHQPRADNPDSDKTFCMVIPPPNITGSLHMGHALNATTQDILIRYHRMKGFKTLWLPGTDHAGIATQYVVEKELKKEGKTRFDLGREEFLKRVWEWREKYGFIILDQLKKLGASCDWSRTRFTLDPEYTKAVETAFLHYHKKGLIYQANRVVNWCSRCATSLSDLEVEYKEEEAELIFIKYPLDSARGKPLTNKSDYIVVATTRPETMLGDSAVAVNPKDERYKKLIGGRAVLPIKNLEIPIIADDSVDMEFGTGAVKVTPAHDVADFEIHERHNLPIYQVINEKGRMTEEAKFCVGLKTKECREKVVEELNKLGLIEKREKFIHNIAKCYRCDTVIEPLISKQWFLKMEDLAIKAKTEVENGNIKFHPENFTKTYLDWLSNIRDWSISRQLWWGHRLPVFCCKKQAGISNFQFLISKQNCVASATKPEKCPICGECEMIQSNDVLDTWFSSALWPFAALGWPSEALAKEAHHNSDLETFYPTQVLSTARDIINLWVSRMIFSGLEFTGKKPFSDVIIHATVLNKEGKRMSKSLGTGLDPLKLIEEFGADATRFALIWQAMGGQDIKWQQEAVMAGKKFLNKLWNASRFVMQKIGSTKSEILPLRQGFEGQVNPKQILNSKIQNKENKNIIEKFEETKKSTEELIKSYEFGPALHLLYEFFWHDFCNKYLEESKKMESSETSETLLYILAGTLKLLHPFTPFITEAIWGKINKENKKHLIVESW; encoded by the coding sequence ATGCAAGAACTCAATAAACCCTACAATCCAAAGGACCACGAGGAAAAAATATACAAAGAATGGGAAAAATCGGGATACTTTGCGCCCGAGGCACATCAGCCTAGGGCTGATAACCCTGATAGCGATAAAACATTCTGCATGGTAATTCCCCCGCCAAATATTACCGGTTCTTTGCATATGGGCCATGCTTTAAACGCCACCACCCAAGATATTTTAATTCGCTATCACCGCATGAAAGGTTTTAAAACTTTGTGGCTCCCGGGCACCGATCACGCCGGTATTGCTACGCAGTATGTGGTAGAAAAAGAATTAAAAAAAGAGGGTAAAACACGGTTTGATTTAGGCCGAGAAGAATTTTTAAAACGAGTTTGGGAATGGCGCGAAAAATATGGCTTTATAATTTTGGATCAACTTAAAAAACTAGGTGCTTCGTGTGATTGGTCGCGCACGCGTTTTACTTTAGACCCAGAATATACCAAAGCTGTAGAAACCGCTTTTTTGCATTATCATAAAAAAGGTTTAATTTACCAAGCCAACAGGGTTGTTAACTGGTGTTCACGCTGCGCCACCAGCTTGTCGGATTTAGAGGTGGAATACAAAGAAGAAGAAGCTGAACTTATTTTTATTAAATATCCCCTCGACTCCGCTCGGGGTAAACCCCTAACCAACAAATCCGATTATATTGTTGTAGCTACTACTCGCCCCGAAACAATGTTAGGCGATTCTGCCGTTGCGGTTAACCCTAAAGACGAAAGATATAAAAAACTTATTGGAGGAAGGGCGGTCCTTCCGATAAAAAACCTAGAGATTCCGATTATAGCCGATGATTCCGTAGATATGGAATTTGGCACGGGCGCTGTAAAAGTTACACCGGCCCACGATGTAGCCGATTTCGAAATCCACGAACGCCACAACTTACCTATTTACCAAGTTATAAACGAGAAAGGCAGAATGACGGAAGAGGCAAAATTTTGCGTTGGTTTAAAAACAAAAGAATGCCGAGAAAAAGTTGTAGAAGAATTAAATAAACTTGGTTTAATAGAAAAAAGAGAAAAGTTTATACATAACATTGCTAAGTGTTACAGATGTGACACTGTAATTGAACCTTTAATTTCTAAACAGTGGTTTTTAAAAATGGAAGACTTAGCCATTAAAGCCAAGACCGAAGTTGAAAACGGGAATATAAAATTTCATCCAGAAAATTTTACCAAAACTTATTTAGACTGGCTAAGTAATATTCGAGATTGGTCTATTTCACGCCAACTTTGGTGGGGTCACCGCCTGCCTGTTTTTTGTTGCAAAAAACAGGCAGGAATTTCTAATTTCCAATTTCTAATTTCTAAACAAAACTGTGTCGCTAGCGCGACAAAACCAGAAAAATGCCCAATTTGCGGAGAGTGCGAAATGATACAGTCTAATGATGTTTTAGATACTTGGTTTTCTTCGGCCTTATGGCCTTTTGCAGCCCTGGGCTGGCCATCCGAAGCCTTGGCGAAGGAGGCCCACCACAACTCTGATTTAGAAACCTTCTACCCTACTCAAGTACTATCTACCGCTCGCGACATTATTAACTTGTGGGTATCTAGAATGATTTTTTCTGGTTTAGAATTTACCGGCAAAAAACCTTTTTCCGATGTAATTATTCACGCCACGGTTTTAAATAAAGAAGGCAAAAGAATGTCTAAATCTTTAGGCACAGGCCTTGATCCATTAAAACTTATAGAAGAATTTGGCGCCGATGCTACGCGTTTTGCTTTAATATGGCAAGCTATGGGTGGCCAAGATATTAAATGGCAACAAGAAGCTGTTATGGCTGGTAAAAAGTTTTTAAATAAATTGTGGAATGCTAGCCGATTCGTTATGCAGAAAATCGGGAGCACGAAATCCGAAATCCTCCCACTTCGCCAAGGCTTCGAGGGACAAGTAAATCCGAAACAAATTCTAAATTCCAAAATCCAAAATAAAGAAAACAAAAACATTATAGAAAAATTCGAAGAAACTAAAAAATCAACCGAAGAACTTATTAAAAGTTACGAATTCGGCCCAGCGTTGCATTTGCTTTACGAATTTTTCTGGCATGATTTTTGCAACAAATATTTAGAAGAAAGTAAAAAAATGGAAAGCAGCGAAACCAGTGAAACCCTTTTATATATTCTCGCAGGAACCCTGAAATTACTACACCCATTCACTCCCTTTATTACCGAAGCTATTTGGGGAAAAATAAATAAAGAAAATAAAAAGCATCTCATCGTAGAATCATGGTAA
- a CDS encoding PrsW family intramembrane metalloprotease: MTLGLIALGIIPSIVWLSIYLREDDRPEPNRFILKIFFLGALMAPIAAGVEFLLIGSLKNFSFSPLLTNFLIFFVFVGIVEELAKFMAVKLGIERNSVFDEPADAMIYLIVSGLGFAALENILALFNFTDISRGVIAGEAFQIAGLRFISSTLLHVLASGIVGYSLAQKHFFLKKYSVLKGIIIAGFLHGTYNTLTLASDSFRKIIPTIIVISLLGIMAILVNSLFYKLKKDFYR, encoded by the coding sequence ATGACCTTAGGATTAATAGCTCTCGGCATTATACCCAGCATAGTCTGGCTTTCTATTTACTTGCGCGAAGACGACCGCCCCGAACCTAATCGCTTTATATTAAAAATATTTTTTCTAGGCGCTTTAATGGCGCCGATAGCCGCTGGGGTAGAATTTTTGCTTATTGGTTCGTTAAAAAACTTTTCTTTTTCGCCCCTCTTAACAAATTTTTTAATATTTTTTGTGTTTGTAGGCATAGTTGAGGAATTAGCTAAATTTATGGCAGTAAAACTGGGCATAGAAAGAAATTCTGTTTTTGACGAGCCCGCAGACGCGATGATATACTTGATCGTATCGGGGTTAGGTTTTGCCGCGCTGGAAAACATCTTGGCACTTTTTAATTTTACGGATATTTCAAGGGGTGTAATTGCGGGCGAAGCTTTCCAAATTGCGGGGTTACGCTTTATAAGCTCGACCCTGCTTCATGTTTTGGCTTCTGGAATTGTAGGCTACTCTTTAGCGCAAAAACATTTTTTTTTAAAAAAATATTCTGTATTGAAAGGAATAATTATTGCTGGATTCTTGCATGGCACATACAATACCTTAACCCTGGCTTCTGACAGCTTTAGAAAAATTATTCCAACAATAATTGTAATAAGCCTGCTGGGAATTATGGCGATACTGGTAAATTCACTTTTTTACAAACTGAAAAAAGACTTCTACAGGTAG
- a CDS encoding Hsp20/alpha crystallin family protein, producing the protein MSKKSFFQLLTGREPENDEEEYEKRYKEILASAGNTSAKNHTKNEIPVAKQDKKASAVKVNFDAEEDHSDAPDEEGQLTIDVYQTTDEMVIKSTIAGVKQDDLDITIATDMVTIQGSRRKDESISPEDYYYQELYWGPFSRSVILPQEVDTESAKASLKDGILTIRLPKFERGRTKKLRINSA; encoded by the coding sequence ATGTCGAAAAAATCATTTTTCCAATTACTAACCGGCCGTGAACCAGAAAACGACGAAGAAGAATACGAAAAAAGGTATAAAGAAATTTTGGCATCCGCCGGAAATACTTCTGCAAAAAATCATACAAAAAACGAAATCCCTGTAGCTAAGCAGGATAAAAAGGCCAGTGCTGTAAAAGTTAATTTCGACGCAGAAGAAGATCACTCCGATGCTCCAGATGAAGAGGGTCAACTGACTATAGACGTATACCAAACCACCGACGAAATGGTTATTAAATCTACCATTGCCGGTGTTAAACAAGACGATTTAGATATAACCATCGCTACCGATATGGTTACGATTCAAGGTTCTAGGCGCAAAGACGAAAGCATCTCGCCCGAAGATTACTATTACCAAGAACTGTATTGGGGACCATTTTCTAGATCGGTAATACTGCCTCAAGAAGTAGACACCGAAAGCGCCAAAGCCTCTTTAAAAGATGGCATACTAACCATACGCTTGCCTAAGTTTGAAAGAGGTAGAACTAAAAAACTAAGAATAAATTCGGCTTAA
- a CDS encoding RNA ligase, translating to MSEQLQREKNYTVQETAEPKNRAEQFQESARMVLGGEMQGIVMRESGSLRIFNADEMLTYEGYKPEQECLKGLVCRESQELEIIAPCFSKFYNLGEKEENDQKFYQLLKQEGSVIYLPEKVDGTNIRLYVNPDTQEFSAATRNMIDGGKEGGDLSGANIHFGNETLAIAKEKFPNVLDQGLLGRFTPVFELIHPENRIVTNYGDRKDLVLLSVFDKDQACRELTRKELEEFAEQYKLNLVDTIKIDINNWDETLQQLQAMWQGTDKEGTVVTVESNGEVVFRIKVKSPEYLQLMRAMKPCTLNKTKELVDALETKTWEVLREKLHEKYPDLPEEVMMGYEIHFRSYERYLDFIDKKITEVVNFYNEFMAENYQNIKTQKDFAMAIQERSDKSFFFLLKRFGPERLEESRLIIAEELKKGLSLRDFVNLNKNI from the coding sequence ATGTCGGAACAATTACAAAGGGAAAAAAATTATACTGTACAAGAAACAGCAGAACCCAAAAATAGGGCAGAACAGTTTCAGGAATCTGCAAGAATGGTTTTAGGGGGCGAAATGCAGGGAATTGTGATGCGTGAGAGTGGTTCATTGCGTATTTTTAACGCGGACGAAATGCTTACGTACGAGGGATACAAACCCGAACAGGAATGTTTAAAAGGGTTGGTTTGTAGGGAGAGTCAAGAATTAGAGATTATTGCTCCGTGTTTTTCTAAGTTTTACAACCTTGGTGAAAAAGAGGAAAATGACCAGAAATTTTACCAACTTCTTAAACAGGAAGGCTCGGTTATTTATTTGCCAGAAAAGGTAGATGGCACCAATATACGTTTGTATGTTAATCCAGATACTCAAGAGTTTTCTGCTGCCACTAGAAACATGATTGATGGAGGAAAAGAAGGAGGGGATCTTAGTGGCGCAAATATCCATTTTGGAAATGAGACTTTAGCAATTGCTAAAGAAAAGTTTCCCAATGTTTTGGATCAAGGGTTACTTGGTCGTTTTACACCAGTATTTGAATTAATTCATCCAGAAAATCGTATAGTTACAAATTATGGCGATAGAAAAGATTTAGTACTGCTTTCTGTTTTTGATAAAGATCAGGCATGTCGTGAACTAACTCGAAAAGAATTAGAGGAATTTGCAGAGCAATATAAACTAAATCTTGTTGATACAATAAAAATAGATATAAATAATTGGGATGAAACATTGCAACAGCTTCAAGCAATGTGGCAAGGAACCGATAAAGAAGGGACGGTTGTGACAGTTGAATCAAATGGTGAAGTGGTATTTCGGATAAAGGTAAAATCTCCCGAATATTTACAGCTCATGAGAGCTATGAAGCCTTGTACGCTTAATAAAACAAAAGAATTGGTTGATGCTCTAGAGACAAAAACATGGGAAGTTCTCCGAGAAAAACTTCACGAAAAATATCCTGATTTGCCAGAAGAGGTTATGATGGGTTATGAAATACATTTTCGTTCCTATGAGCGTTACTTGGATTTTATTGATAAGAAAATAACTGAGGTTGTTAATTTTTATAATGAATTTATGGCCGAAAATTATCAAAATATAAAAACTCAAAAAGACTTCGCTATGGCTATTCAAGAAAGATCGGACAAGTCGTTCTTTTTCTTATTGAAAAGGTTTGGTCCAGAAAGGTTAGAAGAATCTAGACTAATAATTGCAGAGGAGTTAAAAAAAGGATTATCATTAAGAGATTTTGTTAACTTGAATAAGAATATTTAA
- a CDS encoding LAGLIDADG family homing endonuclease, translating to MGIKYFVNENFFKKWSKEMAYVLGLITADGSLEDASYLRGKYIRFSNTDKELVYLVKKYLESKHKIIKINPPNGKEHRKTRYFIRIGSHKLFNDLVSLGITPKKSLTMTLPRIPKKYFWHFTRGYMDGDGSVYVEKKKNRILLIFTSGSLKFLSELASEISKNTMVTDKPIFKGNRSFQLKYGMKNAMVILKEIYKDCAGKLLLARKHKVYKEFIRDKARWRSS from the coding sequence ATGGGTATAAAATATTTTGTAAATGAAAACTTTTTTAAAAAATGGAGTAAAGAGATGGCCTATGTTCTCGGATTAATTACAGCTGATGGCAGTCTGGAAGATGCAAGTTATCTAAGGGGGAAATATATAAGATTCAGCAACACCGATAAAGAACTAGTATATCTGGTTAAAAAATATCTTGAATCTAAACACAAAATAATAAAAATTAACCCTCCAAATGGAAAAGAACATAGAAAAACAAGATACTTTATAAGAATAGGAAGTCATAAGTTATTCAACGATCTAGTGTCATTAGGCATAACACCAAAAAAATCTCTAACCATGACATTACCCAGAATACCTAAAAAATACTTTTGGCACTTTACGAGAGGTTATATGGATGGAGATGGTTCCGTTTATGTGGAAAAGAAAAAAAATAGGATATTATTAATATTTACATCAGGAAGCCTAAAATTCTTATCCGAATTAGCTTCAGAAATATCCAAAAACACAATGGTTACAGATAAACCAATATTTAAAGGAAACCGATCTTTTCAGTTGAAATATGGTATGAAAAACGCTATGGTAATATTAAAAGAGATATACAAGGATTGCGCTGGTAAGTTACTCTTGGCTAGAAAACATAAGGTATACAAAGAATTCATACGAGATAAGGCGCGGTGGCGAAGTAGCTAA
- a CDS encoding AAA family ATPase has product MKLSRIKIRNYKSVAEAGFPIDQNLTTVVGANEHGKTNLLKAIKLLDFNTPIQDSDKRISKNPITDKVEETSIFYEFTLSDKDVEDIKGIFATLTETEEPAKTEPQAEGNALENVVVESPKKKDFSMGKDIELEISYHDGKENSYSITNPQELPEKYEQALTDFLQGKLEKNIFYFDTFEDRLSHRIAKAEITGKTNDVTNGLIKLAGLNTKEASIFEDTPIARQLILNGAKELTKQLKNLWIQGKEDDIQIRLNISNDGNFLNVDIEDFNTYGDISTRSRGFLFFLSFILKFKEYHDGDLKDFIFLIDEPGIFLHPRGQKDLLLYLESLSEFNQMIYTTHSPFMINRLNNFRVRVVSKDKEKGTQVDIKPYIHNWKSLRASLGMMLADSFYYADNNLVVEGPSDRLYLLTLLKTFQENGLIKADLNILSIIDSGGAPNTPSMCRIIYSEERPYVALVDSDKSGKRAKTAIVKFTEPEKVKEVSDFKDDAVTIEDLLPRKYFISAVNAYIQELVDDGVCNKPPKEFDSKVKNGVMEQLEKYISDNSLGIEEISKLNIARHFEEELSRIPVGKLDKKEFTTLKTLISWITETLKISIETE; this is encoded by the coding sequence ATGAAATTAAGCAGAATAAAAATAAGAAACTATAAGTCGGTAGCGGAAGCGGGTTTTCCTATTGACCAAAATCTGACCACTGTGGTTGGTGCGAATGAACACGGTAAGACTAACTTGCTTAAAGCAATAAAATTATTGGATTTCAACACGCCAATACAAGATTCAGATAAGCGTATATCAAAAAATCCTATCACCGATAAAGTTGAGGAGACGAGCATTTTCTATGAATTTACTCTCTCCGATAAAGATGTTGAAGACATTAAGGGTATATTCGCAACCTTAACCGAGACAGAGGAACCAGCAAAGACCGAACCGCAGGCGGAGGGAAACGCTCTTGAGAATGTAGTTGTTGAATCGCCGAAGAAAAAAGATTTTAGTATGGGTAAAGATATTGAGTTAGAAATTAGTTATCACGACGGCAAAGAAAATTCATATTCAATAACTAATCCACAAGAATTACCAGAAAAATATGAACAAGCCCTAACAGATTTTCTTCAAGGAAAATTAGAAAAGAATATCTTTTATTTTGATACTTTTGAAGATCGTCTAAGTCACAGAATTGCGAAAGCCGAGATAACAGGAAAGACAAACGATGTAACAAATGGACTTATCAAACTTGCTGGCCTAAATACAAAAGAGGCATCAATTTTTGAAGACACTCCGATTGCCCGGCAACTTATACTTAACGGGGCGAAAGAGCTTACAAAACAACTAAAGAACCTATGGATTCAAGGAAAAGAAGATGATATACAAATAAGATTAAATATAAGCAACGACGGTAATTTCTTAAATGTAGATATTGAAGACTTCAACACTTATGGCGATATATCAACTCGTAGTAGGGGGTTTCTTTTCTTTCTATCTTTTATACTCAAATTTAAGGAATACCACGATGGCGATTTGAAGGATTTTATATTTCTAATTGACGAGCCCGGAATTTTCTTACATCCAAGAGGGCAAAAAGATTTATTGCTTTATCTCGAAAGTCTGTCTGAATTTAACCAAATGATCTATACGACGCACTCGCCATTTATGATCAATCGTCTCAACAATTTTAGAGTGCGTGTGGTTAGTAAAGATAAAGAAAAAGGAACGCAGGTTGATATAAAACCTTATATTCATAATTGGAAGTCATTACGCGCCTCGCTCGGAATGATGTTGGCCGATAGCTTTTATTACGCTGATAACAACTTAGTTGTTGAAGGTCCATCAGATAGGCTCTATCTACTTACCCTTTTGAAAACATTTCAAGAAAACGGACTTATCAAGGCCGATCTAAATATTTTGTCCATTATTGATTCAGGTGGAGCACCAAACACGCCGTCAATGTGCCGTATTATTTATTCAGAAGAAAGGCCTTATGTAGCACTTGTTGATTCTGATAAGTCAGGCAAAAGAGCAAAAACCGCAATAGTAAAATTTACAGAGCCGGAGAAAGTTAAAGAAGTTAGTGATTTTAAGGACGACGCTGTTACCATAGAAGATTTGTTACCTCGTAAGTATTTTATTTCTGCCGTGAACGCATATATTCAAGAACTCGTTGACGACGGAGTATGTAATAAACCGCCGAAGGAATTTGATTCAAAAGTTAAAAATGGAGTAATGGAACAGTTAGAAAAATATATCAGCGATAATAGTTTGGGTATAGAAGAAATCTCAAAATTGAATATCGCTCGCCACTTTGAAGAGGAATTATCAAGGATTCCCGTTGGAAAACTTGATAAAAAAGAATTTACCACTCTAAAAACATTGATAAGTTGGATTACTGAAACTTTAAAGATTAGTATTGAAACTGAATAG
- a CDS encoding winged helix-turn-helix domain-containing protein, translating into MLSKTEAAYKILKEAKKPLYVGDIIKTALAKKLIKTKGKTPDSTLAVDMLLENRRRAKQGVKPRFVKVAPATWGLTEWE; encoded by the coding sequence ATGTTAAGCAAAACTGAAGCTGCGTATAAAATATTAAAAGAGGCGAAGAAACCGCTTTATGTTGGGGACATTATTAAGACCGCACTCGCTAAGAAGCTCATCAAAACTAAAGGGAAAACCCCCGACTCTACTCTTGCGGTGGATATGCTTTTGGAAAACAGACGCAGAGCCAAACAAGGAGTCAAGCCCCGCTTCGTGAAAGTCGCCCCAGCTACTTGGGGTTTAACCGAGTGGGAGTAG